Below is a genomic region from Spirosoma radiotolerans.
TGGGTATTCATTTGAATGCCTCCTTAATCAATACGCTACGGCCAGCAGGCCGGGCCCGGCCTGAAAGCACTGAATAATCAGTTGCTCTTTATGGTCTGGCAGACGCACGTGACCAATCAAATGGGAGGCTCCGTCGGCGAAGGGTTCGATGTGCAAATGCTCCCGGAACGTGAGCTGGCGCTTTCCATAAAGTTTATACAACGCTTCTTTGGCGCACCAGTAAACCGCCAGCCGGTTAGGCTCGCCCCCGGCGTGGGTAATTTCACTCTCCGACAAAACACGCGGCACCACCCTCCTGAACTGCTCTCGAATCGGCTCAATGTCGATGCCAACCGGCCGTGATCGGTGCAATACCGCAGCCGCCCAGCCAGCCGTATGCGACAGGGAAATATGCCAGGGGGAGTCGATCAGGTAGGGCTTCCCGAACTCATCTTTTTGCAGTCCCCAATAGGGCATTCCCTGCGACTCGGTCAATTGCCGAATCGCGACCCGGCACGCCAGCCATTCAACACGCTGAGAGGGATGACTGATGCCGGCCAAATCCTCTTGCTCCGACATCGTTAGCGGCAACCCCGCCCGCAACGTCGATTCATCTTCGGTGATAGCCTGAAGCCGGGCTACACAGTCGCTGGTAATGTCTATCTGAAAAGTCACCACCAAAAGTCGGAAGTCGTTCGAGAAAAAGAAAGGATTAACGACCTTTGATCACAACTTGTTTTGTCAATCTGTGATAGTAGAAAAAATAGATACGTTCGGTGGGCACCGCGACCCCGTTTACACGCTCGAACGAGCCCCCCTGGCTGAACAGTTTTTTTCGGCGGGTGGTGATGGCCAGGTGGTTCAATGGCAGTTGAATCGCCCTGATCTGGGCCAATTGATTGCCAAAGTATCCAGCTCTATCTACGCCTTAGCCCTGCATCCCACAAGCGGGCTTTTGTGGGTTGGTCAGAACCATGAAGGCGTCCACGTCATTGATCCAGTCAGGAAGCAGGAAACCGCTTCGTTGAAGCTAACATCGGCTGCCATTTTCGACATCAAATTCCATAAAACTGACGCATTCGTAGCGCTCTCGGATGGCGTTGTGGCGGTTGTTACCACAGACCCGCTGGTGGTCAGGAAACACATCAAAGCATCGGACCAGTCGGCGCGATGCCTGGCCATAAATCCGGTTGAACGCGAACTGGCCGTTGGCTACAGCGATAACGTCGTGCGTATTTTTGATCTCACAACCTACGAACTCAAACGGGTTATTCAGGCGCACAGCAATTCCATCTTCACCGTTGCCTATTCGCCGGATTTTCAGCACCTGATTACGGCCGGGCGCGATGCCCACCTGAAAGTCTGGGATGTGGAGCAGGGCTATACCTTGCAACAGGACATTGTCGCCCATCTGTTTGCCATCAACCACCTGGCATTCAACCCATCGGGCACGCTGCTGGCTACGGCCAGCATGGACAAATCCATAAAGATTTGGGATGCCGATTCTTACAGGCTCTTGAAAGTTGTTGACCGGGCCAGGCACGCCGGCCATGGCACATCTGTCAATAAGGTGCTTTGGACAGATTACAATGAATTCTTGCTCTCAGCCAGCGACGATCGAACGATTTCGGTATGGAAATTGAGTTAAAATAGCTAGATTAAGTAGGATTCCCCTCTTTTTCGGCCCGTTTTTTGTAAAATAGGTATTAAGGACGTTAATTCACCTTTACATGGTTACTAGAAGTACACAAAACCCTTAGCGCACCAATGAAAATTACGCCTATTGAAATCCGGCAACACACGTTTGAAAAAGGGTTGCGCGGCTACAGACCAGAAGACGTTGACGCATTTCTTGTTTCGTTGTCTCAGGAATGGGAACGCTTAACTGGCGAATATAAAATGTTGAAGATGCAGCTTGAAATAGCCGAGAAAGAGCTAGGCAAGTTGAAAGAGGTAGAAATGACCCTGTTTCGTACGCTTAAAACAGCCGAAGATACAAGCGCGCAAATCACCGATCAAGCTAATAAGGCAGGAGAAAAATATGTCGACGAAGCCAAGCATCAGGCCGACGAAATAATAGCCGATGCCCGTAAACGCTCGGCCCTGATGGTTCAGGATGCCGAAAACCAGGCCCGCTATCTGAAAGACAATATCCTGAACGACATCAAATCCCTGGAGCACGATTTCAAAGCGCTGGAAAGCTACAAAGAGAATTTAGCGGTTCAAATTCGTACACTGGCTAGTAACGCCGTTGATAGTGTCGACCGGTTTGAAAAGAAGTTTGCCAAACAGAACCTAAAAGGGAAAATCGACGAGGTGACGTCTCAGATTCAGGACGACTTGACAGAACCGGAATCACAGAATGAAAACCCGGCCGACTCGTCACATGAATCCAATGGACAGGCACACACAACCGCGGAGCTTCCGGAGTTGATCGAGCGTGAAACGTCCGTTCCAGAATCTATTCCGGTCGACGAATCGGTAACCGAAAAACTTGGCGAAGCGCTTCATTCTCCGCAACACGAGACAACTGAACCTGCTGCTGAAGCCGAAGTTGCTACTAACGAAACGGCCCCTGAACCCGTTTTGACTGAGGTAAATACAACCGAGGCAGAGCCGGCTACGGAAGACGTACCCGAAGAGGTTACCGCAAAGAAAAGCGGCTCCTTTTTCGATCAGATTTAAGTTGGTATCGGCATTGTGACGTCGTATTTGTCAATCCGGCTTCGCAAATACAGACACTTTCTGGATAACACACAACTCGTAAAGTACGGAAGCACCCCGATTTCTCCCCATTGCTACGGTAACCGGGAAGATCGGGGTGTTTCATCATCAGACAACCCATGGGAACAATTGCCTTAGAAGGCCTTGAGTTTTTTTCATACCACGGCTTTTACGACGAGGAGCAAAAAATCGGCAATAAATATTCGGTCGATATTGTTGTTACCGCCGACTTTTCGGAAGCGGCCCGGCGAGATCGCCTGAGCGCTACGGTCAATTATGAGGATTTGTACCGGATTACGGCGGCTGTGATGAAGCAACCCGCCCGATTGCTGGAGCACATTGCCCACCAGATTATCCAGGAAATCCGCACGACCTACAGCGAGCTGGAAGCGGTCGAAGTGAGTGTCTCCAAGTTCAATCCGCCCATTGGGGGCGTTTGCCACCGGGCAAAAATAACGCTCAAGGAGTGAGTGCCCAATATAACGGGAGAAGGGCTGACACGAACGTTGTAGCGAACGCGTCAGCCCTTCTCTCACTTAATGCCTTTTATTTGTTACTACCTTAAACAGCCTGCTGTACGCCTGCAAAGGAAATTCCCATGTGCGAGGCATCATAAACACAGGCGCCATTCCGAATCAGCAATACCTGGGGCGATTCGTGCTCAACGCCAAATTCGTTCTCGATCTGAGCCGAAATAGGCCGATTGGCCAGCAAGTCGAGGTAGTAAGGTTTTACCCCAAGCTGGTCGTTCCAATTGCGCTCCATCCGGCTGAGCGCCATGGCACTGATAGAACAAGTCGTGCTGTGTTTAAAAATCAACACAGGCTGCTTTGCCGACTCTTCTTTGATCGTGTCAAGCTGAGTGTCACTTGTCAGTTTATTCCAGTTCATTGTATCAACATACTTTCTATTGACAGTAAATTCATTTCGGCACCTAAAAGTTCGTTAGTTTTCAGCGGTGTATTGCAGTTTTTTAGCCATCTCCGGTGAGATCGACTCTGAGT
It encodes:
- the ytxJ gene encoding bacillithiol system redox-active protein YtxJ gives rise to the protein MNWNKLTSDTQLDTIKEESAKQPVLIFKHSTTCSISAMALSRMERNWNDQLGVKPYYLDLLANRPISAQIENEFGVEHESPQVLLIRNGACVYDASHMGISFAGVQQAV
- a CDS encoding WD40 repeat domain-containing protein produces the protein MIVEKIDTFGGHRDPVYTLERAPLAEQFFSAGGDGQVVQWQLNRPDLGQLIAKVSSSIYALALHPTSGLLWVGQNHEGVHVIDPVRKQETASLKLTSAAIFDIKFHKTDAFVALSDGVVAVVTTDPLVVRKHIKASDQSARCLAINPVERELAVGYSDNVVRIFDLTTYELKRVIQAHSNSIFTVAYSPDFQHLITAGRDAHLKVWDVEQGYTLQQDIVAHLFAINHLAFNPSGTLLATASMDKSIKIWDADSYRLLKVVDRARHAGHGTSVNKVLWTDYNEFLLSASDDRTISVWKLS
- a CDS encoding DivIVA domain-containing protein, translated to MKITPIEIRQHTFEKGLRGYRPEDVDAFLVSLSQEWERLTGEYKMLKMQLEIAEKELGKLKEVEMTLFRTLKTAEDTSAQITDQANKAGEKYVDEAKHQADEIIADARKRSALMVQDAENQARYLKDNILNDIKSLEHDFKALESYKENLAVQIRTLASNAVDSVDRFEKKFAKQNLKGKIDEVTSQIQDDLTEPESQNENPADSSHESNGQAHTTAELPELIERETSVPESIPVDESVTEKLGEALHSPQHETTEPAAEAEVATNETAPEPVLTEVNTTEAEPATEDVPEEVTAKKSGSFFDQI
- a CDS encoding 4'-phosphopantetheinyl transferase family protein; amino-acid sequence: MVTFQIDITSDCVARLQAITEDESTLRAGLPLTMSEQEDLAGISHPSQRVEWLACRVAIRQLTESQGMPYWGLQKDEFGKPYLIDSPWHISLSHTAGWAAAVLHRSRPVGIDIEPIREQFRRVVPRVLSESEITHAGGEPNRLAVYWCAKEALYKLYGKRQLTFREHLHIEPFADGASHLIGHVRLPDHKEQLIIQCFQAGPGLLAVAY
- the folB gene encoding dihydroneopterin aldolase, giving the protein MGTIALEGLEFFSYHGFYDEEQKIGNKYSVDIVVTADFSEAARRDRLSATVNYEDLYRITAAVMKQPARLLEHIAHQIIQEIRTTYSELEAVEVSVSKFNPPIGGVCHRAKITLKE